From one Marmota flaviventris isolate mMarFla1 chromosome 1, mMarFla1.hap1, whole genome shotgun sequence genomic stretch:
- the Nxnl1 gene encoding nucleoredoxin-like protein 1 — protein MVSLFSGRVLICNNSDQDELDTEAEVSRRLENRLVLLFFGAAACPKCQAFVPILKDFFVRLTDEFYVLRAAQLALVYVSQDPTEEQQELFLKDMPKKWLFLPFEDDLRRDLGRQFSVEHLPTVVVLKPGGDVLTRDATDEIQRLGPACFANWQEAAEVLDRNFLLPEDLDDPAPRSLVEPLRRRKYRVDKETRGGRGPEGRAPF, from the exons ATGGTCTCCCTGTTCTCTGGGCGCGTTCTGATCTGCAATAACAGTGACCAGGATGAGCTGGACACCGAGGCCGAGGTCAGCCGCAGGCTGGAGAACCGTCTGGTGCTGCTGTTCTTTGGCGCCGCGGCTTGTCCCAAGTGTCAGGCCTTCGTGCCCATCCTCAAGGACTTCTTTGTGAGGCTCACAGATGAGTTCTATGTGCTGCGGGCGGCCCAGCTGGCCCTGGTGTACGTGTCGCAGGATCCCACAGAAGAGCAGCAGGAGCTGTTCCTCAAGGACATGCCCAAGAAGTGGCTCTTCCTGCCCTTCGAGGATGATCTGAGGAG GGACCTCGGGCGCCAGTTCTCGGTGGAGCACCTGCCCACGGTCGTGGTGCTGAAGCCGGGCGGGGACGTGCTCACTCGCGACGCGACGGATGAGATCCAGCGCCTGGGCCCAGCTTGCTTCGCCAACTGGCAAGAGGCGGCCGAAGTGCTGGACCGCAACTTTCTGCTCCCCGAGGACCTGGACGACCCGGCGCCGCGGAGCCTCGTGGAGCCGCTGCGCCGCCGCAAGTACCGAGTGGACAAGGAGACGCGGGGCGGGCGCGGCCCGGAGGGCAGGGCCCCCTTCTGA